A window from Equus caballus isolate H_3958 breed thoroughbred chromosome 8, TB-T2T, whole genome shotgun sequence encodes these proteins:
- the RIOK3 gene encoding serine/threonine-protein kinase RIO3: protein MDLVRVASPEPGPAACPWATPQNTVSCSLTDVMSEQLAKELQSEEEAAAFPKVVVAEGPFITGENIDTSSDLMLAQMLQMEFDREYDAQLRREEKKFNGDSKVSISFENYRKVHPYEDSDSSEDEVDWQDTRDDPYIPAKPVPTPKKGFIGKGKDITTKHDEVVCGRKNTARMENFAPGFQVGDGIGMDLKLSNHVFNALKRHAYSEERRSARLHEKKEHSTAEKAVDPKTRLLMYKMVNSGMLETITGCISTGKESVVFHAYGGSMEDEKEDSKVIPTECAIKVFKTTLNEFKNRDKYIKDDFRFKDRFSKLNPRKIIRMWAEKEMHNLTRMQRAGIPCPTVVLLKKHILVMSFIGHDQVPAPKLKEVKLSSEELKEAYHQTLHLMQKLYNECTLVHADLSEYNMLWHAGKVWLIDVSQSVEPTHPHGLEFLFRDCRNVSQFFQKGGVKEALGERELFNAVSGLSISADNEADFLAEIEALEKMNEDHVQKNGRKAAAFLKDDGGAPILCDE, encoded by the exons tgTCCGTGGGCTACCCCTCAAAATACAGTATCTTGTTCTTTGACTGATGTCATGAGTGAACAGTTGGCTAAAGAACTGCAGTCAGAAGAAGAAGCTGCTGCTTTTCCTAAAGTTGT TGTTGCTGAAGGACCATTTATTACTGGAGAAAACATTGACACTTCCAGCGACCTAATGCTGGCTCAGATGCTACAGATGGAATTTGACAGAGAATATGATGCACAGCTTAGGcgtgaagaaaaaaaattcaatggagaTAGCAAAG TTTCCATTTCGTTTGAAAATTATCGAAAAGTACATCCTTATGAAGACAGCGATAGCTCTGAAGATGAGGTTGACTGGCAGGATACTCGTGATGATCCCTACATACCAG CAAAACCAGTTCCTACTCCCAAAAAGGGTTTtattggaaaaggaaaagacatcaCCACCAAACATGATGAAGTAGTATGTGGAAGAAAGAATACAGCCAGAATGGAAAAT TTTGCACCTGGGTTTCAGGTGGGAGATGGAATTGGAATGGACTTAAAACTATCAAACCATGTTTTCAATGCTTTGAAACGACATGCCTACTCAGAAGAGCGTCGAAGCGCCCGCCTCCATGAGAAAAAGGAGCATTCTACTGCA GAAAAAGCAGTTGATCCTAAGACACGTTTACTTATGTATAAAATGGTCAACTCTGGAATGTTGGAGACAATCACTGGCTGTATTAGCACAGGAAAGGAATCTGTTGTCTTTCATGCATATGGAGGGAG catgGAGGATGAAAAAGAAGATAGTAAAGTTATACCTACAGAATGTGCCATCAAGGTATTTAAAACAACCCTTAATGAGTTTAAGAATCGTGACAAATATATTAAAGATGATTTCAGGTTTAAAGATCGCTTCAGTAAACTAAATCCACGTAAGATCATCCGCATGTGGGCAGAGAAAGAAATGCACAATCTCACAAG AATGCAGAGAGCTGGAATTCCTTGTCCAACAGTTGTACTACTCAAGAAACACATTCTAGTTATGTCTTTTATTGGCCATGATCAAGTTCCAGCCCCTAAATTAAAAGAAGTAAAGCTCAGTAGTGAAGAGCTGAAGGAAGCCTACCATCAAACTCTTCAT CTGATGCAGAAGCTATATAATGAGTGTACGCTCGTACACGCCGACCTCAGCGAGTATAACATGCTGTGGCATGCCGGGAAG GTCTGGTTGATCGATGTCAGTCAGTCTGTAGAACCAACCCATCCTCACGGCCTGGAGTTCTTGTTCCGTGACTGTAGGAATGTCTCACAG TTTTTCCAGAAAGGGGGAGTAAAGGAAGCCCTCGGAGAACGAGAACTCTTCAATGCTGTTTCTGGCTTAAGCATCTCGGCAGATAATGAAGCTGACTTCTTAGCTGAG ATAGAAGCTTtggagaaaatgaatgaagatcATGTTcagaagaatggaaggaaagctGCTGCGTTTTTAAAAGATGATGGAGGGGCACCAATCCTATGCGATGAATAG